The Streptomyces sp. HUAS CB01 genome has a segment encoding these proteins:
- the lepB gene encoding signal peptidase I translates to MGSRGRRASHRADTRLPTGTRPTDGGRTLPGRAERRRLAKKVKRRRQRSAVKEIPLLITVALMIALVLKTFLVQAFVIPSGSMEQTIRIDDRVLVDKLTPWFGSKPERGDVVVFKDPGGWLQEEQTPRPDDPVVVKQVKDVLTFIGLLPSDDEQDLIKRVVAVGGDKVVCCDRDGKVTVNGVPLTEPYLHPGNAPSKLRFDVQVPAGRLFVMGDHRSNSADSRFHLDEEYSGTVSEEEVVGRAVVIAWPFDHWRKLEERGTYASVPDARAGTATALGPSHSVSSQDHKGLVLLPSPAELPLVMGVMGLRRLGRGRSHGVRSGCGGFGGRRTIRTRGARGAARAVREAFPRFHWLRRPSPAGRRRFGRR, encoded by the coding sequence ATGGGTAGCCGCGGACGGCGCGCGAGCCACCGGGCCGACACCAGGCTGCCCACCGGCACCCGGCCCACCGACGGCGGCCGGACGCTCCCCGGGCGCGCCGAGCGGCGCAGGCTCGCCAAGAAGGTGAAGCGACGGCGCCAGCGCTCCGCCGTCAAGGAGATCCCCCTCCTCATCACGGTCGCGCTGATGATCGCCCTCGTCCTCAAGACCTTCCTGGTGCAGGCGTTCGTCATCCCGTCCGGTTCCATGGAGCAGACGATCCGGATCGACGACCGGGTGCTGGTCGACAAGCTGACGCCCTGGTTCGGCTCCAAGCCCGAACGCGGCGACGTCGTCGTCTTCAAGGACCCCGGCGGCTGGCTCCAGGAGGAGCAGACGCCGCGACCGGACGACCCGGTCGTCGTCAAGCAGGTCAAGGACGTGCTGACCTTCATCGGTCTGCTGCCGTCCGACGACGAGCAGGACCTGATCAAGCGAGTCGTCGCCGTCGGCGGCGACAAGGTCGTCTGCTGCGACCGCGACGGCAAGGTCACGGTCAACGGCGTCCCGCTGACCGAGCCGTACCTGCACCCCGGCAACGCCCCCTCGAAACTGAGGTTCGACGTGCAGGTCCCCGCGGGCCGGCTCTTCGTGATGGGCGACCACCGGTCGAACTCGGCCGACTCCCGCTTCCACCTCGACGAGGAGTACAGCGGCACGGTCTCGGAGGAGGAGGTCGTCGGGCGCGCCGTGGTCATCGCCTGGCCGTTCGACCACTGGCGCAAACTGGAGGAGAGGGGAACGTACGCCTCGGTCCCCGATGCGCGCGCCGGGACGGCCACCGCACTCGGACCGTCGCATAGTGTGTCCTCCCAGGATCACAAAGGACTGGTCCTGCTCCCGAGCCCTGCGGAACTCCCGCTCGTTATGGGAGTGATGGGCCTGCGCCGTCTCGGGCGCGGGCGGTCGCACGGAGTGAGGAGTGGATGTGGGGGATTTGGCGGTAGGCGCACGATCCGGACACGAGGAGCCCGAGGAGCGGCCCGAGCGGTACGTGAAGCCTTCCCCCGGTTCCACTGGCTCCGGCGGCCTTCCCCCGCAGGGCGACGGCGGTTCGGGAGACGGTGA
- the lepB gene encoding signal peptidase I, whose protein sequence is MKPSPGSTGSGGLPPQGDGGSGDGDPADDDGSSGTGERKQRSFWKELPLLVGIALVLALLIKTFLVQAFSIPSDSMMNTLQRGDRVLVDKLTPWFGSEPERGEVVVFHDPGGWLDDTHTPEPNVVQQFLSFIGLMPSSEEKDLIKRVIAVGGDTVSCKKGGKVMVNGKALDETSYIRPGSTPCDDKPFGPIRVPEGRIWVMGDNRDNSLDSRYHQELPYNGTVSNEDVVGRAVVVAWPFNRWSTLPVPDTFDQPGLNSAAVIGGTVAPGALAVAGALPIVLVRRRRLTRGRTGG, encoded by the coding sequence GTGAAGCCTTCCCCCGGTTCCACTGGCTCCGGCGGCCTTCCCCCGCAGGGCGACGGCGGTTCGGGAGACGGTGACCCGGCGGACGACGACGGTTCGTCCGGCACCGGGGAGAGGAAGCAGCGGTCCTTCTGGAAGGAACTGCCGCTGCTGGTCGGTATCGCGCTGGTCCTGGCGCTGCTGATCAAGACGTTCCTGGTCCAGGCGTTCTCGATCCCCTCGGACTCGATGATGAACACGCTCCAGCGGGGCGACCGGGTGCTGGTCGACAAGCTGACGCCGTGGTTCGGATCCGAGCCCGAGCGCGGCGAGGTCGTGGTCTTCCACGACCCGGGCGGCTGGCTGGACGACACCCACACCCCCGAGCCCAACGTGGTGCAGCAGTTCCTGAGCTTCATCGGCCTGATGCCGTCGTCGGAGGAGAAGGACCTGATCAAGCGCGTCATCGCGGTCGGCGGTGACACGGTCTCCTGCAAGAAGGGAGGCAAGGTCATGGTCAACGGCAAGGCCCTGGACGAGACGTCGTACATCCGGCCCGGCAGCACGCCCTGCGACGACAAGCCGTTCGGTCCGATCCGGGTGCCCGAGGGCCGGATCTGGGTGATGGGCGACAACCGGGACAACTCCCTGGACTCCCGCTACCACCAGGAGCTGCCTTACAACGGCACGGTGAGCAACGAGGACGTCGTCGGACGCGCCGTGGTGGTGGCCTGGCCGTTCAACCGCTGGTCCACGCTGCCCGTTCCGGACACCTTCGACCAGCCCGGGCTCAACTCGGCGGCGGTGATCGGCGGAACCGTCGCGCCGGGCGCACTGGCCGTGGCGGGTGCGTTGCCGATCGTGCTCGTCCGCCGGAGGAGGCTGACCCGCGGGCGAACCGGCGGGTAG
- the lepB gene encoding signal peptidase I: MSGTGRTDRGHGRLGSVLSGLAVALGCVLFLGGFVFGALLYQPYTVPTDSMSPTVEPGDRVLAQRIDGSEVRRGDIVVFTDKVWADAPMVKRVVGIGGDKVVCCDSEGRMTVNGRAVEEPYLPGEESASPMGFTVSVPEGKLFLLGDERRTSVDSRSHLQEAGQGTVPRAAVSARLDAVAWPVGGVLERPRSFAALPGGISEPGPIRPVVASVALGAVLILGGAAYGPLVKLMGRRKQPTGRSRATADV; encoded by the coding sequence ATGAGCGGAACAGGACGTACGGACAGGGGCCACGGCCGCCTCGGCAGTGTGCTGTCGGGGCTCGCCGTGGCCCTCGGCTGTGTGCTCTTCCTCGGCGGCTTCGTCTTCGGCGCGCTGCTCTACCAGCCGTACACGGTGCCGACGGATTCGATGTCCCCGACCGTGGAGCCCGGTGACCGGGTGCTGGCGCAGCGGATCGACGGCTCCGAGGTCCGGCGCGGGGACATCGTCGTCTTCACGGACAAGGTGTGGGCCGACGCCCCGATGGTGAAGCGCGTGGTCGGGATCGGCGGCGACAAGGTCGTCTGCTGCGACTCCGAGGGCCGGATGACCGTCAACGGCCGGGCCGTCGAGGAACCGTATCTGCCGGGCGAGGAGTCCGCCTCGCCGATGGGCTTCACCGTCTCCGTCCCCGAGGGGAAGCTCTTCCTCCTCGGCGATGAGCGCAGGACCTCCGTGGACTCCCGTTCGCACCTTCAGGAAGCCGGACAGGGCACCGTGCCGAGGGCGGCCGTGAGCGCCCGGCTGGACGCCGTCGCCTGGCCTGTGGGCGGGGTCCTGGAACGGCCGCGGAGCTTCGCCGCGCTTCCGGGCGGGATCTCCGAGCCGGGGCCCATCCGGCCGGTCGTCGCGTCGGTGGCGCTCGGCGCCGTGCTGATCCTGGGCGGAGCCGCCTACGGACCGCTCGTGAAGCTCATGGGCCGGCGGAAGCAGCCCACCGGGCGGAGCAGGGCGACCGCGGATGTCTGA
- a CDS encoding NUDIX hydrolase → MSERPAGTAAEGPGRALRRVSRVILLDPADRILLLHGFEPEDPSDDWWFTPGGGVEGAESREEAALRELAEETGITDVELGPVIWQRECSFPFDGRRWDQDEWYYLARTRQTATSLTGLTRLEQRSVAGLRWWTSAELSAARETVYPTRLAELLRTLLDEGPPSAPVVLARDIV, encoded by the coding sequence ATGTCTGAGCGGCCGGCGGGGACGGCCGCGGAGGGCCCCGGGCGGGCGCTGCGCCGTGTCTCCCGGGTGATCCTGCTCGATCCCGCCGACCGCATCCTGCTGCTGCACGGCTTCGAACCCGAGGATCCGTCCGACGACTGGTGGTTCACACCCGGCGGCGGGGTCGAGGGCGCGGAGTCCCGCGAGGAGGCCGCGCTGCGCGAGCTCGCCGAGGAGACGGGAATCACAGACGTCGAGCTGGGTCCGGTGATCTGGCAGCGGGAGTGCTCCTTCCCGTTCGACGGGCGCCGCTGGGACCAGGACGAGTGGTACTACCTGGCACGTACCCGGCAGACGGCGACCAGTCTGACGGGCCTGACCCGGCTGGAACAGCGCAGTGTCGCGGGCCTGAGGTGGTGGACCTCCGCCGAACTGTCGGCGGCGCGTGAGACGGTGTATCCGACCAGGCTCGCCGAGCTGCTGCGCACGCTGCTCGACGAGGGGCCTCCGAGTGCGCCTGTGGTCCTGGCCCGGGACATCGTCTAG
- a CDS encoding DUF2469 domain-containing protein, which yields MSAEDLEKYETEMELKLYREYRDVVGLFKYVIETERRFYLTNDYEMQVHSVQGEVFFEVSMADAWVWDMYRPARFVKQVRVLTFKDVNIEELNKSDLELPQG from the coding sequence ATGAGCGCCGAGGACCTCGAGAAGTACGAGACCGAGATGGAGCTGAAGCTCTACCGGGAGTACCGCGACGTCGTCGGGCTGTTCAAATACGTGATCGAGACCGAGCGTCGTTTCTACCTCACCAATGACTACGAGATGCAGGTGCACTCGGTGCAGGGTGAGGTCTTCTTCGAAGTCTCCATGGCAGACGCCTGGGTGTGGGACATGTACCGGCCGGCGAGGTTCGTCAAGCAGGTCCGCGTGCTCACGTTCAAGGACGTGAACATCGAGGAGCTGAACAAGAGCGATCTGGAGCTTCCCCAGGGCTGA
- a CDS encoding YraN family protein translates to MNATGALGRYGEELAARRLAASGMTVVARNWRCGRAGEIDIVARDGDTVVVCEVKTRRGGPEGRMPFEHPMAAITPTKADRLRHLAACWLEHHGGPPPPGGVRIDLVGVVLPRRGAPRVEHVTGVA, encoded by the coding sequence ATGAACGCGACGGGGGCACTCGGACGGTACGGCGAGGAACTGGCGGCCCGGCGGCTCGCCGCGAGCGGGATGACCGTGGTCGCCCGGAACTGGCGATGCGGACGGGCCGGCGAGATCGACATCGTCGCCCGCGACGGCGACACGGTGGTCGTCTGTGAGGTCAAGACCCGCAGGGGCGGCCCGGAAGGACGGATGCCCTTCGAGCATCCGATGGCCGCGATCACCCCCACCAAGGCGGACCGGCTCAGACACCTGGCCGCATGCTGGCTGGAGCACCACGGAGGACCACCGCCCCCCGGCGGGGTGCGGATCGATCTCGTCGGGGTGGTGCTGCCCCGGCGGGGCGCACCCCGGGTCGAGCATGTGACGGGGGTGGCCTGA
- a CDS encoding YifB family Mg chelatase-like AAA ATPase, translating to MGFARTCSVALVGVEGVVVEVQADLEPGVAAFALVGLPDKSLVESRDRVRAAVVNSGAEWPQKKLTVGLSPASVPKGGSGFDLAVACAVLGAAERIDPRAIADLVLIGELGLDGRVRPVRGVLPAVLAAAEAGYQQVVVPERTAGEASLVPGVSVLGVRSLLQLIAVLNDEPVPEEEPDGDGRPDAMLAGLTVPGAGVGTGLAAEAGALRDLADVAGQHGARTALEVAAAGGHHLLLQGPPGAGKTMLAERLPSVLPPLTRKESLEVTAVHSVAGILPPGEPLVRTAPYCAPHHSATMQSLVGGGQGMPRPGAVSLAHRGVLFLDEAPEFSGKALDALRQPLESGHVVVARSAGVVRLPARFLMVLAANPCPCGRHTLHGAGCDCPASLIRRYQSRLSGPLLDRVDLRVEVEPVSRADLLGQGARGEPSAAVAARVGEARDRAAARLEGTPWRANSEVPGHELRTRWHTDPGALAAAERDMERGLLTARGMDRVLRVAWTIADLAGHDRPDAQDVGLALQLRTGIARGVPAGFGAER from the coding sequence ATGGGGTTCGCGCGCACCTGCTCGGTCGCGCTGGTGGGCGTCGAGGGCGTCGTCGTGGAGGTCCAGGCGGACCTGGAACCGGGCGTCGCGGCCTTCGCCCTGGTCGGCCTCCCGGACAAGAGCCTCGTGGAGAGCCGCGACCGGGTCCGGGCGGCCGTCGTCAACTCCGGTGCCGAGTGGCCGCAGAAGAAGCTCACGGTCGGGCTCAGCCCGGCGTCCGTGCCGAAGGGCGGCAGCGGGTTCGACCTCGCCGTCGCCTGTGCGGTCCTGGGGGCTGCCGAGCGCATCGATCCCCGGGCGATCGCGGATCTCGTCCTCATCGGCGAGCTGGGTCTCGACGGCAGGGTGCGGCCCGTGCGGGGGGTCCTGCCCGCGGTCCTCGCCGCGGCGGAGGCGGGCTACCAGCAGGTCGTCGTGCCCGAGCGGACCGCGGGGGAGGCCTCGCTCGTGCCGGGTGTCTCGGTGCTCGGGGTGCGCAGCCTGCTCCAGCTGATCGCGGTGCTGAACGACGAGCCGGTGCCGGAGGAGGAACCCGACGGCGACGGCCGGCCCGACGCCATGCTCGCCGGGCTGACGGTGCCCGGTGCCGGGGTGGGCACGGGGCTCGCGGCCGAGGCGGGGGCCCTGCGGGACCTGGCGGACGTGGCCGGGCAGCACGGTGCGCGCACCGCCCTCGAGGTCGCCGCGGCCGGGGGACACCACCTGCTGCTCCAGGGGCCCCCGGGTGCGGGCAAGACGATGCTGGCGGAGCGGCTTCCGTCCGTGCTTCCTCCGCTCACCCGCAAGGAGTCCCTCGAGGTCACCGCCGTCCACTCGGTCGCGGGCATCCTGCCGCCCGGCGAGCCACTGGTGCGCACGGCGCCCTACTGCGCCCCGCACCATTCGGCGACGATGCAGTCCCTCGTGGGCGGCGGGCAGGGCATGCCGAGACCGGGAGCGGTCTCGCTGGCGCACCGGGGCGTCCTGTTCCTGGACGAGGCCCCGGAGTTCTCCGGCAAGGCGCTCGACGCCCTCCGCCAGCCGCTCGAATCGGGGCATGTGGTCGTCGCGCGGAGCGCGGGGGTGGTCCGGCTGCCCGCCCGCTTCCTCATGGTGCTGGCGGCCAACCCCTGCCCGTGCGGGCGCCACACCCTGCACGGCGCGGGATGCGACTGCCCCGCCTCGCTGATCCGGCGGTACCAGTCGCGGCTCTCCGGCCCCCTGCTCGACCGGGTCGACCTCCGGGTCGAGGTGGAGCCCGTCAGCCGGGCCGACCTGCTGGGCCAAGGGGCCCGGGGCGAGCCGTCCGCGGCCGTCGCGGCCCGGGTCGGGGAGGCGAGGGACCGGGCCGCCGCCAGGCTGGAGGGCACTCCGTGGCGGGCCAACAGCGAGGTGCCCGGCCATGAGCTGCGCACCCGCTGGCACACGGATCCGGGCGCGCTCGCCGCGGCCGAGCGGGACATGGAGCGGGGACTCCTCACGGCCCGCGGCATGGACCGCGTACTCCGGGTCGCCTGGACGATCGCCGACCTCGCGGGCCACGACCGGCCCGACGCACAGGACGTCGGCCTGGCACTCCAACTGCGCACGGGCATCGCCCGGGGGGTCCCGGCGGGGTTCGGAGCGGAGCGATGA
- the dprA gene encoding DNA-processing protein DprA — protein MTSGVSEEERRARAALTRVVEPGDERAGRWLRRHGPVELLARLTGPALTEGTLPGAGEQTVQGYRTRAATASPERDLERVAELGGRFLCPGDPEWPGQLDDLGDARPVGLWVRGRPDLRIWALRSVAVVGARACTPYGAHVSGSLASGLAERGWVVVSGAAYGVDAAAHRGALSADGATVAVLACGVDAVYPRGHAELIRRVVEQGVVVAELPPGAHPTRSRFVLRNRVIAALSRGTVVVEAEYRSGSLATARAAERLGRFTMGVPGPVTSGLSAGVHELLRTGAVLVTDADEVVELVGDIGDLAPARRGPVLPRDLLGPGCARVLEALPVSGALDGRDIAARAGTTPDEALARLYELHSLGFVERHGDRWQLATVATTGSNARRGGA, from the coding sequence ATGACCTCCGGTGTGAGTGAGGAGGAGCGCAGGGCGCGTGCCGCGTTGACGAGGGTCGTCGAACCGGGTGACGAACGCGCGGGGAGATGGCTGCGCCGGCACGGCCCGGTGGAACTCCTGGCCCGTCTCACCGGGCCCGCCCTGACCGAGGGCACCCTCCCCGGCGCGGGGGAGCAGACGGTCCAGGGCTACCGGACGCGGGCCGCGACGGCGAGCCCGGAGCGTGATCTGGAGCGGGTGGCCGAGCTGGGCGGGCGCTTCCTCTGTCCAGGCGACCCGGAGTGGCCGGGCCAACTGGACGACCTCGGAGACGCAAGGCCGGTCGGACTCTGGGTGCGGGGTCGCCCCGACCTGCGGATATGGGCCCTGCGCTCGGTCGCCGTGGTGGGCGCGAGAGCCTGCACCCCGTACGGGGCCCATGTGTCCGGGAGTCTCGCCTCGGGCCTCGCGGAGCGCGGCTGGGTCGTCGTCTCCGGCGCGGCGTACGGGGTCGACGCCGCAGCCCACCGAGGCGCACTGTCCGCGGACGGTGCCACCGTCGCGGTACTGGCGTGCGGCGTGGACGCCGTCTATCCGCGCGGTCATGCCGAGTTGATCCGTCGCGTGGTCGAACAGGGCGTGGTCGTCGCGGAGTTGCCGCCTGGAGCGCATCCCACCCGCAGCAGGTTCGTGCTGCGGAACCGGGTCATCGCGGCCCTGTCCCGGGGCACCGTCGTCGTGGAGGCCGAGTACCGCAGCGGCTCGCTCGCCACGGCCAGGGCCGCCGAACGTCTCGGCCGGTTCACCATGGGCGTTCCCGGCCCGGTCACCAGCGGGCTCTCCGCGGGCGTGCACGAACTCCTGCGCACCGGAGCGGTCCTGGTCACCGACGCCGACGAAGTGGTGGAGCTGGTCGGCGACATCGGTGATCTCGCCCCCGCACGCCGCGGGCCGGTGCTCCCGCGGGACCTCCTCGGCCCCGGCTGCGCACGGGTACTGGAGGCGCTCCCGGTCAGCGGCGCCCTCGACGGCCGGGACATCGCCGCTCGGGCCGGCACCACGCCCGACGAGGCCCTCGCGAGGCTGTACGAACTGCACTCCCTGGGCTTCGTCGAACGCCACGGGGATCGCTGGCAGTTGGCCACCGTCGCCACAACGGGCTCGAACGCACGGCGAGGCGGTGCTTGA